From a region of the Macrobrachium nipponense isolate FS-2020 chromosome 3, ASM1510439v2, whole genome shotgun sequence genome:
- the LOC135222437 gene encoding uncharacterized protein LOC135222437: protein MVERLTPILKKKDTKMRLAQEVGLKLAVTLRYLASGNDYTSLQYSFKVSKSSICQFIPLVCQAIINTYKPEVMKCPKTPEALDGKHVAIKKPKGGGSLYVSYKKFHSSVLMALSNAKYRFLFVGISAEGGAGEGGTWQKCNLARAITYNRAELPQDRTLPNDDEPIPFHIVVDDAFALKL, encoded by the coding sequence atggtcgaaaggctgacacccattttgaagaagaaggacacgaaaatgcggcttgcacaagaggtgggactcaagttggcaGTCACTCTCCGCTACCTGGCTAGTGGGAACGACTATACAAGCCTCCAATACAGCTTCAaagtctccaagagttccatatgccaGTTTATCCCATTAGTCTGTCAAGCCATTATCAacacatacaaaccagaagtgatgaagtgccccaagacaccagaagccctggatgggaagcacgtcgcgatcaagaaacccaaaggtggaggatcactgtacGTCAGTTACAAGAAGTTCCACAGCAGcgtcctcatggccctctccAATGCAAAATACAGGTTCCTGTTCGTCGGCATCAgtgcagaaggaggtgctggggagggaggaacctggcagaagtgcaacctggccagggccatcacATACAACCGAGCAGAACTCCCACAAGACAGAACTCTGCCCAACGACgacgaacccatccccttccacatagtcgTCGACGATGCCTTCGCTCTCAAGTTGTAG